Proteins found in one Amycolatopsis umgeniensis genomic segment:
- a CDS encoding dimethylarginine dimethylaminohydrolase family protein, producing MTPTSKAPEEAIEGGPGWGRSVLMCSPEHFDVTYSINVWMDPDVRVDSDRAWRQWEHLVSTLEAAGTEVRTVPAAPGLPDMVFTANAGLVDGTTFTPARMSKPERAPEIDHVRGRFEELGWTIEQPPAAPQEGAGDALPFDGRLVAGYGQRSSVSAYAGLRTRNGWAVTALELTDPRYYHIDLGFCPLGDRTAMVLPEAFTAAGRSALAELVEDPVVLTPEEGAAFCANAVVTGRTVVMPHCTPRLGRELERRGFEPAVCDVSEFGKAGGGCRCLTLALDVELDRAAAPFTAEVVG from the coding sequence ATGACACCGACGTCCAAGGCACCTGAGGAGGCAATAGAGGGTGGTCCCGGATGGGGCCGCAGCGTTCTGATGTGTTCGCCCGAGCACTTCGACGTCACCTATTCCATCAACGTCTGGATGGACCCGGACGTGCGAGTGGATTCCGATCGGGCGTGGCGGCAGTGGGAACACCTGGTGTCCACATTGGAGGCCGCCGGAACCGAGGTGCGGACCGTGCCCGCCGCACCGGGTTTGCCGGACATGGTCTTCACGGCCAACGCCGGCCTCGTCGACGGCACCACATTCACCCCCGCCCGGATGAGCAAACCGGAACGCGCCCCCGAGATCGATCACGTCCGCGGCCGGTTCGAGGAATTGGGCTGGACCATCGAGCAACCGCCCGCCGCGCCGCAGGAGGGCGCGGGCGACGCGCTGCCCTTCGACGGCCGGCTCGTGGCCGGTTATGGCCAGCGGTCCTCCGTGTCGGCCTATGCCGGCCTGCGGACCCGCAACGGCTGGGCGGTGACCGCGCTCGAGCTCACCGATCCCCGTTACTACCACATCGATCTGGGGTTCTGCCCGCTCGGCGACCGGACGGCCATGGTGCTGCCGGAAGCCTTCACCGCCGCCGGTCGCTCCGCGCTCGCCGAGCTCGTCGAGGACCCGGTGGTCCTGACACCGGAGGAAGGCGCGGCGTTCTGCGCGAACGCCGTGGTGACCGGGCGCACCGTCGTGATGCCGCACTGCACACCGCGACTGGGCCGCGAACTCGAACGCCGCGGCTTCGAGCCGGCCGTCTGCGATGTCTCCGAATTCGGCAAGGCAGGCGGCGGTTGCCGTTGCCTGACCCTGGCTCTCGACGTGGAACTGGACCGTGCGGCGGCTCCCTTCACCGCGGAGGTGGTCGGATGA
- a CDS encoding MFS transporter: MTQHPTLPKFRQRLILAVLMVCSLLIWLDNTVLSTTLETLADPVRGLGADPGELQWATGSYTLAFATLMFTAGALGDRFGHRTVFSGGLVIFAASSLWAAYASDAGQLIAARAAMGVGSALITPAMLAILMWTFTGPARAAAIGIFSTSAGVGMAAGPVLAGFLLDHFRWGSVFLINVPVAVAALAGLTMLVPNFRSPTRRPLDPAGMALSISGLVALAYGLIRAGQVTAWSRTDVWAPIVVGLVLLAVFVLVEVRAKAPSFDPRLLAQRAFGGGNVALGLLLFGVAAITFYNAFYLQGALGFSPMEAGLATIPTAVGAVAGAPLASRLVRRLSLRLVTVPALTVAALTMGGYGFLGLQTPLVWIEILLLVQGLSIGMVIGPVTAALISDLPLDQAGAGSAVTNTVRQTGSVLGIAVGGSIMSIVYRRAIEPSLEGVPDPVRDQARVSAEQARHVATAVDRPALAQAADDAFVHAMHVGAGWIAVIALLGAAVLLFTLPGNGKKKEPIRDQAGSARVRHAAPEHDPRLRHPAGARPAGAEPRHFVHSGPTDEGACGR, translated from the coding sequence ATGACCCAGCACCCCACGCTGCCGAAATTCAGGCAGCGGTTGATTCTTGCCGTTCTCATGGTGTGTTCGCTGCTGATTTGGCTCGACAATACCGTCCTGAGTACCACCCTGGAGACCCTCGCGGACCCGGTCCGCGGCCTGGGCGCCGATCCCGGCGAGCTCCAGTGGGCGACCGGTTCGTACACCCTGGCCTTCGCCACGTTGATGTTCACCGCGGGCGCCTTGGGCGATCGGTTCGGCCACCGGACAGTGTTTTCCGGCGGGCTGGTGATCTTCGCCGCGTCTTCGCTGTGGGCGGCGTACGCGAGCGATGCGGGCCAGCTGATCGCGGCTCGGGCCGCGATGGGGGTGGGCAGCGCGTTGATCACGCCCGCCATGTTGGCCATCCTCATGTGGACCTTCACCGGCCCCGCGCGGGCCGCCGCGATCGGTATCTTCTCGACGTCGGCCGGTGTCGGCATGGCCGCGGGCCCGGTGCTGGCGGGGTTCCTGCTCGATCATTTCCGGTGGGGCTCGGTCTTCCTGATCAATGTCCCGGTCGCGGTGGCGGCGTTGGCCGGGCTCACGATGCTGGTCCCGAATTTCCGCAGCCCCACCCGGCGGCCACTCGACCCCGCGGGGATGGCGCTGTCGATCAGCGGGCTCGTGGCATTGGCGTACGGGCTGATCCGGGCGGGACAGGTGACCGCGTGGAGTCGTACCGATGTCTGGGCGCCGATCGTCGTCGGCCTGGTTCTGCTGGCCGTTTTCGTACTCGTCGAAGTGCGGGCCAAGGCGCCCAGCTTCGATCCGCGGCTGCTCGCGCAACGCGCCTTCGGCGGCGGCAACGTGGCGCTCGGCTTGTTGCTGTTCGGCGTGGCCGCCATCACCTTCTACAACGCGTTCTACCTGCAGGGCGCGCTCGGGTTTTCGCCGATGGAGGCGGGTTTGGCCACTATCCCGACCGCGGTCGGCGCGGTCGCGGGGGCGCCACTTGCCTCGCGCCTGGTTCGCCGCCTTTCACTGCGACTCGTCACCGTGCCGGCGCTGACCGTGGCCGCGCTGACCATGGGCGGGTACGGCTTCCTCGGGCTGCAGACCCCACTCGTCTGGATCGAGATCCTGTTGCTGGTCCAGGGTCTCTCGATCGGCATGGTGATCGGCCCCGTCACGGCCGCCTTGATCAGCGATCTGCCGCTGGATCAGGCCGGGGCGGGCTCGGCCGTCACCAACACCGTGCGGCAGACCGGCAGCGTGCTCGGAATCGCGGTGGGCGGCTCGATCATGTCGATCGTGTACCGGCGTGCGATCGAGCCTTCGCTGGAGGGCGTACCGGATCCGGTGCGGGACCAGGCGCGGGTTTCCGCCGAACAGGCCCGCCATGTCGCCACCGCTGTCGACCGGCCCGCGCTTGCGCAGGCCGCCGACGATGCGTTCGTCCATGCCATGCACGTCGGCGCGGGCTGGATCGCGGTCATCGCACTCCTCGGCGCGGCCGTGCTGCTGTTCACCTTGCCCGGCAACGGAAAGAAGAAGGAGCCGATACGCGACCAGGCCGGCTCAGCGCGGGTACGACACGCGGCGCCGGAACACGATCCTCGGCTCCGGCACCCGGCCGGCGCGCGTCCGGCCGGTGCCGAGCCGCGGCACTTCGTCCACAGTGGACCTACGGACGAAGGGGCTTGCGGGCGGTGA
- a CDS encoding SAM-dependent methyltransferase: MITETTSQKAQAYYEQAEAMYVSLYGPNFHHGYWPLPDDGTTYEQALENLTDQIIDRVVAGPGDRVLDVGCGIGGPAIRLASRTGANVVGISNVATQIERASARASSENMAEQVRFEQADALELPFPDESFDAAIAIESLIHMDRGPALSEIARVLRPGGVLTAADFCLNAVVTPERQQVLDRYRDLDSLSPFHRFDEFPPMLRRAGLEPLELLDASTHVEKSVKMWWERTEADLENLTNHYGKQELTDFIGLFDDVINHGGPEYLIFTARKPLRP; the protein is encoded by the coding sequence ATGATCACCGAAACCACCTCGCAGAAAGCTCAGGCTTATTACGAGCAGGCCGAGGCCATGTACGTCAGCCTGTACGGGCCGAACTTCCACCATGGATACTGGCCGCTTCCCGACGACGGCACGACCTACGAACAGGCGCTGGAGAACCTGACCGACCAGATCATCGACAGGGTCGTCGCGGGCCCGGGGGACCGGGTGCTCGACGTCGGTTGTGGTATCGGCGGACCGGCGATCCGGCTCGCCAGCAGGACGGGCGCGAACGTGGTCGGTATCTCGAACGTCGCCACGCAGATCGAGCGAGCCAGTGCCAGGGCAAGCTCCGAGAACATGGCCGAACAGGTCAGGTTCGAGCAGGCCGACGCGCTGGAGTTGCCCTTCCCTGACGAGTCTTTCGACGCGGCCATCGCCATCGAGTCGCTGATCCACATGGACCGCGGACCGGCGTTGAGCGAGATCGCGCGCGTTCTCCGCCCCGGCGGCGTCCTCACCGCGGCCGACTTCTGCCTCAACGCCGTCGTCACCCCCGAACGCCAGCAGGTGCTCGACCGGTATCGCGATCTCGATTCGCTCAGCCCGTTCCACCGGTTCGACGAGTTCCCGCCGATGCTCCGCCGCGCCGGTTTGGAGCCCCTCGAACTCCTCGATGCCAGCACGCACGTCGAGAAGTCCGTCAAGATGTGGTGGGAGCGCACCGAAGCCGACCTCGAAAACCTGACGAACCACTACGGCAAGCAGGAGTTGACGGACTTCATCGGCCTCTTCGACGACGTCATCAACCACGGTGGACCCGAGTACCTGATCTTCACCGCCCGCAAGCCCCTTCGTCCGTAG